A region of the Haematobia irritans isolate KBUSLIRL chromosome 5, ASM5000362v1, whole genome shotgun sequence genome:
gaaaattttgtcaaaattttatttctatggaaaattttgttaaaattttatttctatagaaaattttgtcaaaattttatttctatagaaaattttgtcaaaattttatttctatagaaaattctgataaaattttatttctatagaaaattttgacaaaatattatttctattgaaaattttgtcaaaattttatttctatagaaaattttgttaaaattttatttctttaaggaatttttgtcaaaattttatttctttgggaaattttgttaaaattttatttctatagaacattttgccaaaattttatttctatagaaaattttgtcaaaattttatttctatagaaaattttgtcaaaattttatttctatagaaaattttgacaaaattttatttctatagggaatttttgtcaaaattttatttctttaggaattttggttaaaattttatttctatagaataattttttcaaaaaacatcTACCTATCTTCTATACCCTCTTCTCctgagacgatttcaatgtcatAGGTGAACTACTGTATAATAATGGCATCTACCATGCTGCTCTTGCCTACTAGTCGATGGCGTGATAACTTCGATATCAAATTACCCCCATATTTTCGGGATCAAACTGTGAACCTGGGAAATTTTGGTCCCACATAGATCAGTTGGACCAAATCCACGGCAGGTAAGGGTCGTATGTAGAATTTAGAGATATTTAGTCGACCAGTCGATCCGATATTGTCATCCATGCCATAGTCCAACCATACTGCgaaaatatcgaaattttttgaatcaattaaatatttaattgaatattttttaaaactcaattaagaatttaattggaaaaatgttcgtacagttttttctgtgtagtataaAACGCACTAAGAGCTATACTATGGCGAATTTTTTGACCGATTAGAACGTAAATtaaacataggttaggttaggatgaAGAGAGGAGTCGGTTTTCTCCGTCTCGTATCATACGACATACACCTAAGCCAGCAATCGGCTTGTGCGCCGATTGCTTcattttaaaattcattttaaataaGAAAGTTTGGTGGTATTATTTTCTGGTAATGAGGTTATTAAGTTCGAGCTTAGCCGCTAcattcaaaaataaatcaatatattatatctctttgatgcaaattttattagaacttgatggggaatagcccaaatcaaatgttcacaaagtttatattttagcggctaaagttgAACTGAATACcaacttttaagaaaaaaaacggcCCACTTGGTGAAAACCCGGTTCTATTTTACCATGATAACCCCTCGCCTCGCGCTTATCAAATTTGACATCGAACTATAAAGCTTTTCTCCACATTATCCCGATCAGTCGCAGGACAACAATATTAGTCGAGTGAGGAGGTCGGTCACGCAACCACAGAGCCCGATTTGTTCAAACCtaaagaaaatgtatttttaacaAGTCAGAGATGTTAGAAAACCGATGGGTCAAGTGTATGAATTTAAACAGAGTCTAAGTGGGTTCAAACATGAATAAccatgttttctaaatttttgttttttgaaggcCAAGTACAGAAATATGTTACTAAACTTTCTTtttaatacgaaatttaattttaacataggtacaattttaacaacttttctagattatttcatttctttagtatTTCATTTATTcagattataaaaaaatacctATAGCATCTATAGTACTAAGGCAAAATATTGAAgttatatacagtgaaacctctcggaAGAGAACACCACAAGGCTActtaaatttttcaacatttagaAAGTGTGCATTTATGAGATGTAATTTTTTCAGAGTTTTcactgtattttctatagaattttgtaaccaTCAGAGTTTGCAAAATGTATGTTGGCAAATTCAAAATGCTTAAGCGAAAATTGCTGACGAAAAAACGATCTATCATGGTTCGttcatatttaatataaaaccaattttaaaatttgtttcaaattttaaatattgaaaacatttcttctttatttacacaaaaaaaaagatttatagATATTCTTTTGTCAAGCGCTAATTCTACAGAGCATATATAAGCAATGAGGTTTACatgatagttaaaataaaaacatagaagcctttaacaaaattcttgttttttatatgtaaatatatataaatcattatgtaTGCTAGAGAATATTGCAAATAGTATATAACACACAACTATACTTATCTATTTATAATAAAgataatagtaaaaaaattgatagtacactacaaaaaaaaaatacaagactTAGATATATCCAATTTTGTTATGATATTAAGAGGAGAAAATGTTCAAGAAAAAAGAAggacataaaataataatttttatgagattttggcagttattttttttttttgtgtttcatttgaaattccatttcttgaatttgtttttgttttaattcaaaacaaatattaaagatATTCGTTTATCTTTGATAATTTTGGTTCTTTCTAAAGAAGTTTAACTTTGTAGCGTCAGAATTGTGGAGTttcccaaaaacaaaattcttaaatattaaattttttgatttggtGAGGTTGATTTTTcagaaaacatttcaaaattttcaaactaaAATAGTGCAGTTTCctaaattatgatttttaatatctGATTAATTGAGGTGTGGAAAGGTTAGGCAGGTGGGtattgggggagcaaaatttgaaataaaaaaatactgtgCTTTTTTCGAAAATAGAAAAACTGGTCTTCATTCTACTCCTCCTTAAACAACAAGCCTTAGAACAAACCCTTCTTCTTTTTCTCCTTTTTGCCATCGGCATTATCCGTACTGCTATTCGCTCCCAGACTACGCCTCTTCAATTCTTCCAATGTGATGTGATTAACCTCTTCCCAATCTTTGCGTTCCCGCTCAAATTCTCGCCTCTTCTCCTCCAACTCTCGAATTTGCAATTCTAATGCCTTTTTGCGCTCCTCATGACGGCGAGCCAATTCAATTTCGGAATCTTTAAGTTTTTGCATCTTCTCCTTGACTTTCATGTCGAACACTTGTTCCATTTccgcttccatttttttcatttttaattcatGCTCACGTTTCTCTTCCTCCATCTGGGTTAAAGGATTTTTGTTGGACAGGCGGGCCTTGCCATCTACCAAACCCAGCTCTGAAAGTTTGCGACATCTGTAGTTCTCATAGTGCACATTGTTGGTGACATCCTTCAAATCTTGCAGATGAGTCCTTATGACCATATTGCGTAAAGCAATGAAATCGCAATGTGATAGATTTTCCACCTCCACCAAACCCCAAGGGTAACGACGACCCCGCACCTTCTTGCCATCGGCCAGTTCAACTATGGTATTAGCTCCAACTACGGCAAAGGGTACACGTGTGCGTAAATTTTGTGTGGTTTTCGTTTCTTCGGCTGCATCTTCTAGAGTTGAGGGGAAGTCATAGATCTTGATTTTGTGCTGAGCGATTTCATTCAGAATTTGCTTTTTGAACAGATGCACTTCATCCGGGGTCAAAGTATCGGCCTTTGCAATGACAGGAACCAAATTTACTTTATCGGATAAACTCTGCATGCATGCTATATCCAATGGTCTTAGACCATGGCCGGTGGGACCAATGAAATAGAGACAACAGTGGACACGATTGTCTGGTATTTGTTTACGATAAACCCTCGATTCAGCTGTGAGATATTCTTCATACTTGGAATCCACATATTCCAGAATGGGAACCCAGCAATTGGTATTGTCCACACTATCACCAAAGCCTGGTGTATCCACAACTGTGAGCGTAAGATTCACACCATTCTCCTTCAACAAAACTTTGGTAGCCTCCACAGCTACGGTCTTTTTCTTCCTCAATGAGGGTCCTGGATACTGTTCGGCATTATATATATCGGAGAGAAACATGGAATTAATTAAAGTTGACTTGCCCAGACCACTGGCCCCCACAACCATCAGCGTGAATTCGAAGCCACGCTTGACTGCTTTGCGGTACACTTGGTTTGGCAGGTTGGCGAAACCAACATAACCTGCAATTTCCATGGGCTTATTACGTACTGGCAATGGTGGCTTTTGTTTTGGCTGTGTTAGCTGCTGTTGCTTTTGGTTCTCTTGTTCTTTCTCCTGCAGTTCCGTTGTCAATTTATTGGAATCATTATGGCCTACATTCGCAGAGGATTCTATGGAAGGGCCCCCATTGGCCTGTTGTTGTAATACAGCGGCTTTTGAGAGAACACTAGAACCGCCGGAACCACCTCCTCCGCCGCCACCGCCAATGGTGGGCAGGCTGGAAGGTTGTTGTTTATCTCGTAGGGCCAACTGGGCCAATGTGCTGGGCAGCGATGAAATTGCTCCATTCACATTTGAGCGGGGGCTGTTTTGCATGATGATGACGAATTATAGCTGCAGCTGCTTGGATTGTTGCAATGGATGATGATTCTCCTTTTGGTCGTTGTCGCCTTCGTATTTCTGCCTTTGCCTTATCTTCTACAAAACACACTCACACTCATACAAAAAAACACCACCAACactgtacacacacacacgccttCACGGAGTATGAGGGTTTTTTCCttctttctttatatatttttcttaaatatatttgATTTTAGTGTTTCAGCatggaatttttccaaaacttaaTACTTGTATTTTTCTATTACTTTCAATTTTAgctttaaatcaaataaaaacaacacaattttcagCCTTCAACAATTCCATGTCACACCTATTTTGCTGTGTGCTGTGACTCTCCTGCCTTTTCTTTTGCTCCTTGTTCTTCCTTTTCTTATCCACAAATTTAAGGTGgtgtttctttttcttttattatcaACTACGTTTTGTTTTTCCCGTTTATTTGTGTGCTTTTGTCTTGATGACtagttttaaacaattttgttaataatatacatatatttttatttctcaatCGTTTCTTCTGGTCACTTGCAATCAATAGCACTGCTTACTGCTGGTCTGGAGTCGTCGATAGCATTGTGAAGTCAATCAGTTAATTTGCGCTCgctgaaaaatgtttaaacatTTTCTGCTCTCCCTCTCTCAACAAATGCTCTCTATAATGCATGTTGCATGGGTAAGAGCGAGACAGCTGGTTTTCCAATTACTCATCGTCATTGTTGCCAGATACATACATATTTGATGAAAAGCGAAATTGACACTTTTAATATCAGTGGACAAATAGGCAGTGGAAAACAATTGCTTCCCAATGGACATTGGACAATAACCAATTCAACAGATTGACTTTTGAATcagtatgaataaataaataattaattaatctcttaaggtgggtactaagttcgagtttagtcgctcaaatcaaaaattaatcTATAAAAGgcataataaaatgttaacttttcttggcaatttttggcaacaattggaaaagtttattttcttaaaatgtattATTAAAGAATAGTAAACGTGAAAAATTGGATATTTTAGAGCCATAATtagatttttcaaattcaattaaaattataattgaaaaaatagtttttatactTTTATGTATGTTCGCTCTTCGGAGATATATATCATGGTTAAATCCTGTTATGCATTTCTGCCGGCAATATCGATGGCGGTATACGCCTCTAGTGGATATTTTCACtatccataagaaatacattgtTATATATTCTAATGAAAACATCGTGAGGAGTTATTATCGATAGTTTACATTTGGTCCCATAAGAAGCAAAACTGTATTATTGACACTCAAACGAATTTTCATCTTCCCATATGAAATGCCTTTCTAtatttgctaacgaaaattcCGGTATATATTCTGCCGAAAACTCCTTGTAACGTTATTATCGACCTTTCCATTTTTCTCCCATAAGAAACTTATGGCAGAACTGTATTGTTAGTATGCAACCGGCATATTCGCGAGATATGCATACCGGGCTCTTTAAGACCTGTATGCAGATCTAATGAAAATTACTGTTGCATGCcaataatacaatttttcctTGTATTCCTTATAGGAGCAATATGTAAACGATCGATAACAACGGCTCACGGAATTTTCGGTTGCAAAAATACTAAACAATGTCTTATGGGTAGCGGAAATTTCGTTAGAAGTGCGCACCGGGCTATGTGGAAGAAACTGTGGACGGTCGATAACATCGTCTGCTTTACCATTTCGGTATCACAAATGCCTATGCATTTCTGTTACGTAGATATGTATATCGGGCTTAAGAAATCTATGGCTATTTCTGCCCACGAAAATTCAATGCGATGTCATTACCGACAGATTTgcataaaatatatgtaaaaaatttcttatgggcTTTTAAATAACGCTCTGTATGAAATTCTAGCGACAAATCTCTTACCTATAagatatgtatattattatatcATACATATTTTAAGGTCTAACTAATATTTCTGTTGTCTGCCAGTAATTCAATTATGGGAGAATATCAAAACAATCGATAACATAGTACTGTCACAAATTTCGCTATTAAAAATGCCTATACATATCTTATGTATAGGCATAATCATCGGGCTTTAGGTTACATTTAAGAACTACCCCAATATATTTGTTCAAAGCTACTATGCTCAACGAAAAGTTACTTGCCCCACTAACCATAATAAagcattttgtttttgctatttTGCCGTATCATGAAGAACTGAAAATGGTAAGAAGCAGAAACCATAAGAAAATCCgaaaaaaacacacaacaaCGAAAGTAGTACTGCGCTTGCTCAAATAAATTCACGTTTAGATTTTTATTTACAACCAAGAGTAACTGGCCACCCAATAAACGTGAATGGAATTCTTcagttaaaattataattatttgttgtttatagaacataatattttattttgctgATAGGTGccgttattaaaaaaagagacaCACAAAATTTAGCTTCTTTTGACCGAATGACACTTTTAATAACTTTTCCCCTTACTcactttgaattttattattagttttgAAGAAGGGGGAAGTTATGGAATTATATTAacagaataatatttttttatgaagaatcaatAGTTccatgataataataataaaaggaaGTTTGAAGAAAGGAAGCGGAAGATATGTTTGGCCTCATTTAGAGGAGACAGTTTTATATAATAAACAGATGAATGAACTGCCTTATCGATATTTAACAGAGCAATAGCTGCGCTCAAAAAAACAGCGAACCCAccagaaaggaaatttttggttaattttaaaaattttaaaaattttcacaaaaataatttaatatttttggacaaatttaagaaaatttactgGACataattattcatttttttcaattgtaaaagaaaatttcgtagtttgaatgaaaaaattggattccaaaattgtaaaaatatctttagtgcCAAACGAAGTTCGAGATGGGccgattattggtaaaattgacaaattttaagaaattatgaactattttgtgggagacacgaatttagtaaatctttagcttcatttgtgtattatTTTTACACTTTTTTAGTTCATAGGAGAAAGATgtacaaccacggttgccaaaaataatctaccaaaatttgaagaaaattttaccaaatatctaccaaatttaaaaaatcttattttggagtttttaatccaatttttgtggtttgtataaaaaactccaaaaaatgttttatttttaatttagaagtttatttaaatattaccaTATATATTAGGATCTCCCTTATTAacgacaattttttgggtttataaatatcccttgaattgaaCATGTGTCGAATTTTTAACGTTTTAACGATTTTAACTTGCACCAACCAGGCAGAACATATTTACAATGGACATTGatattaaagatattgaatttatagtcaattttgtgaaaatgttgtttctatagaaaattttctcaaaattttattttatagaaaatttttgtcaaaattctatttttatagaaacttttgtcgaaattttatttctatagaaatttgttttcaaaattttatttctaaagaaaattttgtcaacattttatttctatagtaagttttgtttctatagaaaattttctttttgaaaaatttttatttctatagaaaaatttgtcaaatttttatttctataaaaaactttttcgaaaacatatttcaaatttacaaattaggttacaattttatttcatttttaaaaattgtctcaaaaatttatttctatagaaaattttgtcaaaattttatttctatagaaaattttgtcaaaattttatttctatagaaacttttgtcgaaatttatttctatagaaaattttgtcacaattttatttttatagaaaattttgtcaaaattttatttctatagaaaattttgtcaaaattttatttctatagaaaattttgtcaaaattttatttctatagaaacttttgtcgaaattttatttctatagaaaattgtttcacaattttatttttattgaaaattttgtcaaaattttatttctatagaaaattttgtcaaaattttatttctatagaaaattttgtcaaaattttatttttatagaaaatttggtcaaaatttgtatatctatagaaaattttgtcaaaattttctttctataaaaaaatttgccaaaactttatttctatacatttggctaaaattttatttcgttttgaaaattttttcaaaaatttttatttctatagaaaaatttgtcaatttttatttctataaaaaattttatcaaaatcttatttctatggaaaatttggttaaaattttatttctttttttttaaattttctcaacaatttatttctatacaaaattttctcaagtcatttctataacaaattgttGGAGAGAATATTTGTGGAATAAGtggctttggactctgtccaatgGAAAAAACTCCAACCCCGGTTATAGACAGTCCAATTATATCACTTCGTAATCGTTTTTGCCCACTTTGGGCACTGTTCATAGGATACTAAAAACCTTGAACCccgaccacactgaaaaaatatttacgtgatattaaagattacgcaacctcaattttaggatgcgcaatttacaccctattaaggataaatttctttaaaataatgaaattttaattaaaagaaagtttataatctttgcttcaaaaatttttttcattaaatttaggacacacattttgaaaatttgcgtccctacgttaaagttgcatgtctttaaactaaggcaaattttttttaagtaaaaaaaacacatttctgatttaaagaaatcgtccttaaattagctgaaatatttaatcttcaaatttaagataaaaacccttcaaatataggctaagacttattttgaggatttagcatctttgatttaaagtttttttggaattaagaaaataatttttacttcgaagtatccgtcataatttggatttttaaactgccaTTTGTTTGTAACGTGTACGTGCATAGCTCTATAATTATACCggaaaatggaatgaaaattcgataaatgagatccgtatcccaattttaattttatagatcctatatttctttggcacggaatcaataccaaaatccttaaaggaaggtcaaaatctttggatccaagtaaacttttttgagtgcaaggGCCGTCCACCCTTATCGTTTTAGGTTCGCTTTAGTCCATTTTGGATCTATCTaaaggagaaagtcttaaacctcGCCATCCATATGAAATCTGTTGCTACACAATTCTATTCGGAACAACAAAAAGGTGCACAGTTGCCACCATTGTCCAGACCCAGAAAGCGAAAATGCCACCCAATTGAAAACGAAGCACAATCCCAAAAAGTAATTGGGGCTCATTCTtatttggggtttattttcataatgcacgcgggctccaaaaataaaatgtagtcaCACGAATTTTGATGCTGTTGTTTTCCGTATAATTATTTGGGCTCCTACTTCATTCAGATTTTGAGGCTCATTTTCACGGGGCCCCCATTCATAGCCTTCATAAGAGTTCATTTTCATTCCATAAAGATTACAATGTTGAAATACCCAGGAAAACCTGGGTAAATAATTGATGAACTGCTGTCCAAGAATATTTGTGCCTTACAGCCCCATACCACAAATGGGATAGTTTCCACAATCACTTAAAGAGATTCTGAATCCTACCATGTAGCACATACATTTGTGGTTTATATCTCACGCACTaaattttttgctcatatctcgtccATGCTTACAATTTATCTATTGGTAATGCTACGAAGAAGTACCTACCTCATAGGACATGttctcagtgttgccagtattggtgattttttcccaaaatctcgatCTGTTTTCAATTCGCAAGCtgaaatgcaaaaatttatgttttttcagtttttaaattattacaagaTTTCTAAAGCAGAGTATATTCCTTcatctcttaaaaaaaaaacttatcaacaatttattggggatatttgtgatttttttttttgatttttggcgtcaaagtttggggacaagagccagaaaaatactggcatcaCTGAATGTCCTCGAGGAATTACTCAAGATTTCCATATAATAGGAATTTGCTTACCAAttttgaatgacagtctttgttGGCTAAAATTAACCACTAAACATCTGTTAAAATATTTCCACACAcagaattaaattcaaatttccagTTACAGGACCTTAAActgcaaaaataatattgtacatttttaaacatttaatatttttcagtttttaaattattacgaaGTTTCTTTCCTATAGCGGAGTTGTAGAAaattcttgccaaaattttattggggaTATTTGTtagtaatttttaattggagatTTTTGGGAACCAGAGCGTCAAAGTTTGGGGACAAGTGGCAGAAAAATACAGGCATCACTGAATGTCCTTGTGAAAGTAATCGCTTTTCAAAAAgacttgtaaaaaatgtattggggatatttgtggggattttttttttattggtgaTTTTTGGGAACCAGAGCGTCAAAGTTTGGGGACAAGTGGCAGAAAAATACAGGCATCACTGAATGTCCTTGTGAAAGTAATTAAGATTTCCATTTAATAGCAATTGCTTACCAATttttaatgagagtttttgttgACTCAAAATAAACTACTAAACATCTGTTAAAATATTCCCACACACagtattaaattcaaatttcctcACACAGGACCTTAAACTGAGTCATAAACCTCAAAACTTAAACGAAATGCATTGTAATGCAACTCAACATTTCAACCCTTATGAAAACTTTAGCAATGGATTGCAAGTAAAAAGGTTCATCTACCAAAACCTATATCAATCCATGGACGACACAAGTACAGTTTTCAAATATAATCAAACCAAACAGTGCAATCCTTCAAACATTCCAtagcataggaaatttttgggagGAAGGAGGACTACCAACTAGGTATGGTGAGAAAAACTTTTTCTCACGATCGCCAAcacaaacaacaacagcagcagcaccaccaccaccaaaatCACCTTATGACTTCAATGACGCTTATTGTAAAGGTATGACGGAGTGTTGTTAGTCCTGGATGTCATGTTCCATagaatgccaaatttgaatgttGATCAAAACGACAAGGAGGCAAACAAAATCCACGTGCAAAAGGGGGAAGTCAGTCATACATTAAAAACAAggacaagaaaaaaacgaaaaccacCACCACCGCCACATAATCATCATCAGCTCTAACAACCTCCAGGCCGGGAAAAAAGCACTAtggacacacatacacactctgGGCAATACCTATGATATGCACATATCTTTCGTTCGTTGCGGAAGGAACTTGAGGAAGTCTCTTGCGAAGGACAATTAAAATTCTAAAGGTAAGGTAAGGAGATAAACAACAATAAGTGGGAGAGGGAGAGAACATAAGAAGCTAGCAAACAAGGCAAGACGCCCCTATTTCCAAATGAAGCGATCGCCCATTTGTACCTATGGGAATTTTTGTTCCCTTAGCATTTTGTGTCGCATGTGGTGGCATTTCATTTCAGGGGTAACAAAGGATCCTCATAAGGAAAAGTTTTAAACACGTGAGAGCCTGGGAACTTTTTTTACGTTTAGCCTTATTAGACATTTGTAGTCACTCCACACCCTTATCGATGACGCTACACAAATTCTTTGGA
Encoded here:
- the pnut gene encoding septin 7-like protein pnut, whose product is MQNSPRSNVNGAISSLPSTLAQLALRDKQQPSSLPTIGGGGGGGGSGGSSVLSKAAVLQQQANGGPSIESSANVGHNDSNKLTTELQEKEQENQKQQQLTQPKQKPPLPVRNKPMEIAGYVGFANLPNQVYRKAVKRGFEFTLMVVGASGLGKSTLINSMFLSDIYNAEQYPGPSLRKKKTVAVEATKVLLKENGVNLTLTVVDTPGFGDSVDNTNCWVPILEYVDSKYEEYLTAESRVYRKQIPDNRVHCCLYFIGPTGHGLRPLDIACMQSLSDKVNLVPVIAKADTLTPDEVHLFKKQILNEIAQHKIKIYDFPSTLEDAAEETKTTQNLRTRVPFAVVGANTIVELADGKKVRGRRYPWGLVEVENLSHCDFIALRNMVIRTHLQDLKDVTNNVHYENYRCRKLSELGLVDGKARLSNKNPLTQMEEEKREHELKMKKMEAEMEQVFDMKVKEKMQKLKDSEIELARRHEERKKALELQIRELEEKRREFERERKDWEEVNHITLEELKRRSLGANSSTDNADGKKEKKKKGLF